In the Setaria italica strain Yugu1 chromosome VI, Setaria_italica_v2.0, whole genome shotgun sequence genome, one interval contains:
- the LOC101769400 gene encoding uncharacterized protein LOC101769400 isoform X1: MIHQTVCKEILPSRPSKHLMLHCECACFFKMNRVRRIAGIGKAKVPSAVQKDRDESIVFFRELYKREKDKDVNLLEPMYSVEFEAIQGGHGCKVPPGKRDFLIPVDEKHDYDWLMTPPAAPLFPSLEIEANSSQMVFQRVPIPTRQVKPSAPRLLAKPEATKASARPASPTSNSSSRKTFIKGAPAISKEKKQPHTAGQRSDHKVPVNGHQKAAAAAVPAGTRTSGAPKKHSERCYATQTGGTSATKGVTDQETPFKAPKNLITTTRSIFRRRTPSAENARSKDPGSGADVKKENGKARRQSYPPPAIRGMTELQLQDRRDALPPRGKSVAGSGGELATGNGGRAGRASLMKGTGRTDGRAWV; this comes from the exons ATGATCCACCAAACTGTTTGCAAAGAGATCCTCCCTTCCCGGCCTTCAAAACATCTGATGCTGCATTGTGA GTGCGCCTGTTTCTTCAAGATGAACCGCGTGAGGAGAATTGCAGGAATTGGCAAGGCTAAGGTTCCATCTGCAGTTCAAAAAGACAGAGATGAGAGCATCGTTTTCTTCAGGGAGCTGTACAAGCGTGAGAAGGATAAGGATGTGAACCTCTTGGAACCAATGTATTCGGTCGAGTTTGAAGCTATCCAAG GTGGCCATGGCTGCAAAGTTCCCCCAGGAAAGAGAGACTTCCTCATACCAGTGGACGAGAAGCATGACTATGACTG GTTGATGACACCTCCAGCTGCACCACTGTTTCCTTCCCTTGAGATTGAAGCCAACTCCTCCCAAATGGTGTTCCAAAGGGTACCAATCCCTACTCGTCAAGTTAAACCATCAGCTCCAAGG CTCTTAGCCAAGCCTGAGGCAACTAAAGCATCGGCACGACCAGCATCACCCACATCCAACTCTTCGTCGAGAAAAACCTTCATCAAAGGCGCTCCAGCCATCTCCAAAGAGAAGAAGCAACCTCACACCGCAGGCCAGAGATCAGACCACAAGGTTCCAGTGAATGGACATCAGAAGGCCGCTGCTGCAGCTGTTCCAGCAGGTACCCGAACCAGTGGCGCGCCGAAGAAACACTCGGAGAGGTGCTATGCAACCCAAACCGGTGGCACAAGCGCAACCAAGGGAGTGACAGACCAAGAAACCCCTTTCAAGGCTCCGAAGAATCTGATCACAACAACCCGGTCGATATTCCGGCGCCGAACTCCATCGGCGGAGAATGCTCGGAGCAAAGATCCTGGGTCCGGTGCAGATGTCAAGAAGGAGAACGGCAAGGCGAGGAGGCAGTCGTATCCGCCGCCGGCGATAAGAGGCATGACGGAGCTGCAGTTACAGGACAGGCGGGATGCGCTGCCGCCGAGAGGGAAGAGTGTggctgggagcggcggcgagctcgccacCGGCAACGGTGGCCGTGCGGGGAGGGCATCACTGATGAAGGGCACGGGAAGAACTGATGGGAGAGCATGGGTCTGA
- the LOC101769400 gene encoding translation initiation factor IF-2 isoform X2 produces MNRVRRIAGIGKAKVPSAVQKDRDESIVFFRELYKREKDKDVNLLEPMYSVEFEAIQGGHGCKVPPGKRDFLIPVDEKHDYDWLMTPPAAPLFPSLEIEANSSQMVFQRVPIPTRQVKPSAPRLLAKPEATKASARPASPTSNSSSRKTFIKGAPAISKEKKQPHTAGQRSDHKVPVNGHQKAAAAAVPAGTRTSGAPKKHSERCYATQTGGTSATKGVTDQETPFKAPKNLITTTRSIFRRRTPSAENARSKDPGSGADVKKENGKARRQSYPPPAIRGMTELQLQDRRDALPPRGKSVAGSGGELATGNGGRAGRASLMKGTGRTDGRAWV; encoded by the exons ATGAACCGCGTGAGGAGAATTGCAGGAATTGGCAAGGCTAAGGTTCCATCTGCAGTTCAAAAAGACAGAGATGAGAGCATCGTTTTCTTCAGGGAGCTGTACAAGCGTGAGAAGGATAAGGATGTGAACCTCTTGGAACCAATGTATTCGGTCGAGTTTGAAGCTATCCAAG GTGGCCATGGCTGCAAAGTTCCCCCAGGAAAGAGAGACTTCCTCATACCAGTGGACGAGAAGCATGACTATGACTG GTTGATGACACCTCCAGCTGCACCACTGTTTCCTTCCCTTGAGATTGAAGCCAACTCCTCCCAAATGGTGTTCCAAAGGGTACCAATCCCTACTCGTCAAGTTAAACCATCAGCTCCAAGG CTCTTAGCCAAGCCTGAGGCAACTAAAGCATCGGCACGACCAGCATCACCCACATCCAACTCTTCGTCGAGAAAAACCTTCATCAAAGGCGCTCCAGCCATCTCCAAAGAGAAGAAGCAACCTCACACCGCAGGCCAGAGATCAGACCACAAGGTTCCAGTGAATGGACATCAGAAGGCCGCTGCTGCAGCTGTTCCAGCAGGTACCCGAACCAGTGGCGCGCCGAAGAAACACTCGGAGAGGTGCTATGCAACCCAAACCGGTGGCACAAGCGCAACCAAGGGAGTGACAGACCAAGAAACCCCTTTCAAGGCTCCGAAGAATCTGATCACAACAACCCGGTCGATATTCCGGCGCCGAACTCCATCGGCGGAGAATGCTCGGAGCAAAGATCCTGGGTCCGGTGCAGATGTCAAGAAGGAGAACGGCAAGGCGAGGAGGCAGTCGTATCCGCCGCCGGCGATAAGAGGCATGACGGAGCTGCAGTTACAGGACAGGCGGGATGCGCTGCCGCCGAGAGGGAAGAGTGTggctgggagcggcggcgagctcgccacCGGCAACGGTGGCCGTGCGGGGAGGGCATCACTGATGAAGGGCACGGGAAGAACTGATGGGAGAGCATGGGTCTGA
- the LOC101768999 gene encoding la-related protein 6B produces MAQDETPDPSASASASASGSSSASASASAAAAAPAARLNAAAPEFTPRSAAQHHGSNPHRRGSHHHQPHHHHQHYQPRHQHHHQGEDDGVAAAAGEDKEGPAGAGHHRLNDADARKVVKQVEFYFSDINLATTEHLMKFITNDPDGFVPISVVANFRKIREIVSDRSLLVAALRTSSELVVSEDGKKVKRLRPFNTEEVQSRIVVAENLPDQKYQALMKIFSDVGSVKSIRTCYPQDGGAAAASKTSRIEMLFANKLHAFVEYGAVEDAEKAVAFSAEGKWRDGGIRVRSLLACLKHGLGQGRKGGDEYAVDEDGPDTTGHPHDYGAEDTTQISEAHLDHQAEDGSHDKGGMRQGRGRGRGGRGRGRGQYYGHSRDAHHPIGTPPSDHPAVPKPPPGPRMPDGTRGFTMGRGKPLNPSPDAAPTTDAA; encoded by the exons ATGGCGCAAGACGAGACCCCGGatccctccgcctccgcctccgcctccgcatccggctcctcctccgcctccgcctccgcctccgctgccgccgccgccccggccgcccgcctcaacgccgccgcgcccgaGTTCACCCCCCGATCCGCCGCCCAGCACCACGGCAGCAACCCCCACCGCCGCGGGTCTCACCACCATCAGCCgcatcaccaccaccagcactACCAGCCGcggcaccagcaccaccaccaaggcGAGGATGATggggtcgccgccgcggcgggggaggatAAGGAGGGGCCTGCGGGCGCGGGGCATCACCGGCTAAACGACGCCGATGCCCGCAAGGTCGTCAAACAG GTGGAGTTCTACTTCAGTGATATCAATCTGGCCACAACTGAACATCTGATGAAGTTCATCACTAATGATCCAGATGGATTTG TGCCAATATCTGTAGTTGCAAATTTTAGGAAAATTCGGGAGATAGTTTCTGACAGATCCTTGTTGGTTGCTGCATTACGCACATCATCAGAGCTG GTTGTTTCGGAGGATGGGAAAAAGGTTAAACGCTTAAGGCCCTTCAATACTGAAGAAGTTCAG TCACGCATCGTTGTTGCTGAAAATTTACCTGATCAAAAGTATCAGGCTCTTATGAAGATTTTCTCGGATGTTGGGAG TGTGAAATCTATACGTACCTGCTACCCACAGGATGGTGGTGCAGCTGCTGCTAGCAAAACATCAAGGATTGAGATGCTTTTTGCTAATAAG CTGCATGCTTTTGTTGAGTATGGGGCTGTTGAAGATGCTGAAAAAGCG GTTGCATTCAGTGCTGAGGGAAAGTGGAGAGATGGTGGCATTAGAGTTCGCTCGCTGCTTGCTTGTCTG AAGCACGGGTTGGGTCAGGGAAGGAAGGGTGGAGATGAGTATGCTGTGGATGAAGACGGCCCTGACACAACTGGCCACCCACATGACTATGGGGCAGAGGATACTACCCAGATCTCTGAAGCACATCTTGATCATCAG GCTGAAGATGGCTCACATGACAAGGGTGGAATGAGGCAAGGGAGAGGGCGAGGCCGTGGAGGCAGAGGCCGCGGTCGTGGCCAGTACTATGGCCACAGCCGAGATGCCCACCATCCGATTGGCACTCCTCCATCGGATCACCCAGCTGTCCCAAAGCCGCCCCCAGGCCCCCGCATGCCGGATGGAACAAGAGGGTTTACCATGGGCCGAGGGAAGCCGCTCAACCCTTCCCCAGATGCTGCCCCAACCACAGATGCTGCCTAG